A genomic segment from Streptosporangium roseum DSM 43021 encodes:
- a CDS encoding ATP-binding protein: MAARLLAMLAGVFTDRSRTAAHDTTGPAHQGQLPGHAPTGPLVISRRFRATPHQVRSARNFVAGILGEGHPLRDDAVLLTSELATNAVEHPSGPFDGPQEFLVTVAFVVHGVLITVQDPGSSRIPCPRDSGPDDTGGRGLALVNSLATRWGFHRDSVGTVIWFELGSPAERLPIEKAPAGGPDTGRFPRRDR; encoded by the coding sequence ATGGCGGCGCGACTCCTGGCCATGCTTGCCGGCGTGTTCACTGATCGGTCCCGGACGGCGGCCCACGACACTACGGGCCCCGCGCACCAGGGACAGCTCCCGGGCCACGCGCCCACCGGCCCTCTCGTGATCTCCCGGCGGTTCAGAGCCACACCCCACCAGGTCAGGTCCGCGCGGAACTTCGTCGCCGGGATACTCGGGGAGGGCCATCCGCTCCGCGATGACGCCGTGCTTCTCACCAGTGAGCTCGCCACCAACGCCGTCGAGCACCCCTCCGGTCCGTTCGACGGCCCGCAGGAGTTCCTCGTCACGGTGGCCTTCGTCGTCCACGGCGTGCTGATCACCGTGCAGGACCCCGGTTCCTCACGGATCCCCTGCCCGAGGGACTCCGGGCCGGACGACACAGGTGGCCGTGGTCTCGCCCTTGTCAACAGCCTCGCCACCCGATGGGGATTCCACCGCGATTCCGTCGGAACCGTCATCTGGTTCGAACTCGGCTCACCCGCCGAAAGGCTCCCCATCGAAAAGGCTCCCGCCGGGGGACCTGACACCGGGAGGTTTCCCCGACGAGACCGCTGA
- a CDS encoding helix-turn-helix domain-containing protein, whose amino-acid sequence MRRARKRAGITQSELARRVKRAQSWVSGIENDSIPLDSIALINTLARTLRVHPNELTARPYRGDTPGEDRGHSAISEIRRHLERYDLDPEWGGEVRALPDLRAAVERVHWLRREVRYAELADEVPALLSELQAATYLYEGADRSAAFGLLSFAYRAADSVLYNLGYADLAVITADRMRWAGERAGDFYGDAVFAYLRVRNLWASTSWNDALAVLDKASANIEREYTAGHPEALAVWGGLQLRAAITAARKNDADEAWSRHRLAAEAVTRLGARQQTNYYQLSTNQPNIDIHGVAIAVELGDGPGAVQRAQTVHLPKGLQASRAGYHHLDYARGLLWCGKRDAAVAELERAEKIAPMLVRNHPMAQQAVRTLLDLERYSYRDRIRRLGVRMHIL is encoded by the coding sequence GTGCGGCGCGCTCGTAAGCGCGCCGGCATCACCCAGAGCGAGCTGGCCCGGCGCGTCAAGCGCGCGCAGTCCTGGGTGTCCGGGATAGAGAACGACAGCATCCCGCTGGACTCCATCGCGCTGATCAACACCCTCGCCCGCACTCTGCGCGTGCACCCCAACGAGCTCACCGCACGTCCTTACCGAGGCGACACCCCGGGTGAGGACCGGGGACATTCGGCGATCTCCGAGATCCGCCGCCACCTGGAGCGCTACGACCTCGACCCGGAGTGGGGCGGCGAGGTGCGAGCACTGCCGGACCTGCGCGCGGCGGTCGAGCGTGTCCATTGGCTTCGGCGGGAGGTTCGTTACGCCGAGTTGGCGGACGAGGTCCCGGCGCTGCTCTCCGAGCTCCAAGCCGCGACGTACCTGTACGAGGGGGCTGACCGGAGCGCGGCCTTCGGTCTGCTCTCCTTCGCGTATCGAGCAGCCGACTCGGTCCTCTACAACCTGGGCTACGCCGACCTGGCCGTGATCACGGCCGACCGGATGCGCTGGGCGGGGGAGCGTGCGGGAGACTTCTACGGTGATGCTGTCTTCGCCTATCTGAGAGTGCGGAACTTATGGGCCAGCACCTCGTGGAACGACGCGCTGGCCGTACTGGACAAGGCAAGCGCGAACATCGAGCGCGAATACACTGCAGGACACCCCGAGGCGCTGGCCGTCTGGGGTGGGCTCCAGCTTCGCGCCGCAATCACCGCGGCCCGTAAGAACGACGCTGACGAGGCGTGGTCACGCCATCGGCTCGCGGCTGAAGCGGTCACCCGCCTTGGCGCTCGTCAGCAGACGAACTACTACCAGCTGTCCACCAACCAGCCCAACATCGACATCCACGGTGTCGCCATAGCCGTCGAACTGGGCGATGGGCCGGGAGCCGTGCAGCGAGCGCAGACGGTCCATCTTCCGAAGGGCCTGCAGGCCAGTCGCGCCGGGTACCACCATCTTGATTACGCCCGGGGGCTGCTGTGGTGCGGCAAGCGCGATGCCGCCGTGGCCGAGCTGGAACGTGCCGAGAAGATCGCCCCGATGCTCGTCCGCAATCACCCGATGGCTCAGCAAGCCGTACGGACCCTCCTGGATCTTGAGCGCTACAGCTACCGGGACCGCATCCGCCGCCTCGGCGTCCGCATGCATATCCTCTAA
- a CDS encoding L,D-transpeptidase, translated as MKFNGYLATVALVTAATLTTAATLTGCAASGAQPAPPRAAATGQAGAGAATDSAGAGAGAGAGAPTDSAGAGAGAGAATGHAEAGEAAEAARAEAAATGHAGTGAGVEVATVRGPRIAVYKRKGTGSPWRELASPNDYGAERVFLVERHDGEWLRVLLPIRPNGSTGWIRTGDVTLTRTTHRVEVDPEAFRFTVYDGARVLRSGKVATGRDNTPTPPGRYFFTELVRPPDPRGPYGAYAFGLSGFSPTLKSFAGGPGQLAIHGTDDATAIGTRVSHGCVRVANVDITWMAKNLAIGTPVVVKG; from the coding sequence GTGAAGTTCAACGGCTATCTCGCAACAGTGGCACTCGTCACCGCGGCCACGCTGACCACCGCGGCCACGCTGACCGGCTGCGCGGCGTCCGGCGCCCAGCCGGCCCCTCCGCGAGCCGCCGCCACCGGCCAGGCGGGAGCAGGAGCGGCGACCGACAGTGCCGGGGCCGGGGCCGGGGCCGGGGCTGGGGCGCCGACCGACAGCGCCGGGGCCGGGGCTGGGGCTGGGGCGGCCACCGGTCACGCCGAAGCGGGGGAGGCCGCGGAGGCCGCCCGCGCGGAGGCCGCCGCCACCGGCCACGCCGGGACAGGGGCCGGCGTGGAGGTGGCGACCGTGCGGGGACCACGGATCGCCGTCTACAAGCGCAAGGGGACGGGCTCGCCCTGGCGCGAGCTCGCGAGCCCCAACGACTACGGCGCCGAGCGGGTCTTCCTCGTGGAGCGCCACGACGGCGAGTGGCTGCGGGTCCTGCTGCCGATCAGACCCAACGGCAGCACGGGCTGGATCAGGACGGGTGACGTCACGCTGACCAGGACCACCCATCGGGTGGAGGTCGACCCCGAGGCGTTCAGGTTCACGGTCTACGACGGGGCCCGCGTCCTGCGCAGCGGAAAGGTGGCGACAGGCCGGGACAACACGCCCACACCTCCCGGCCGCTACTTCTTCACCGAACTGGTGCGCCCACCGGACCCGCGCGGACCGTACGGCGCCTACGCCTTCGGGCTGAGCGGATTCTCCCCGACGCTGAAGAGCTTCGCGGGAGGTCCGGGGCAGCTCGCCATCCACGGGACCGACGACGCGACGGCCATCGGCACGCGAGTCAGCCACGGCTGCGTGCGGGTCGCCAACGTCGACATCACCTGGATGGCCAAGAACCTGGCGATCGGCACCCCGGTCGTCGTGAAGGGCTGA
- a CDS encoding SAM-dependent methyltransferase: MDSQAAPDGVDPNVPNVARMYDYYLDGKDNFAADRAAAEQILKLFPETRDSARENRAFLSRAVRHLVESGVRQIVDLGSGLPTQGNTHEIAHGIAPDTRVIYVDYDPVVCAHGRALLADGDNITIVQADARDPKTLLAELHDHVDFDRPVAFLLLAILHFIPDENPDGAGAYEIVQRLYEASAPGSYLVLSHAIDAKPDTTPEALEVYNRATAALSLRTHAEITRFFDGYELVEPGLVFPKDWRPDDQPLIGAEKTSIGYSGVGRKP, encoded by the coding sequence GTGGACAGTCAGGCCGCGCCGGACGGGGTAGACCCGAACGTGCCCAATGTCGCCCGGATGTACGACTACTACCTGGACGGCAAGGACAACTTCGCCGCCGACCGGGCCGCGGCCGAACAGATCCTGAAACTCTTCCCGGAGACCCGGGACTCCGCGCGGGAGAACCGGGCGTTCCTCTCGCGTGCCGTACGCCACCTGGTCGAGTCGGGCGTCCGGCAGATCGTTGACCTGGGATCCGGGCTGCCCACGCAGGGCAACACGCATGAGATCGCGCACGGGATCGCCCCCGACACCCGTGTGATCTACGTGGACTACGACCCCGTCGTGTGCGCGCACGGCCGGGCGCTGCTGGCGGACGGTGACAACATCACCATTGTCCAGGCCGACGCGCGTGACCCGAAGACGCTGCTGGCCGAGCTGCATGACCACGTCGACTTCGACCGGCCCGTGGCGTTCCTGTTACTGGCCATCCTGCATTTCATCCCGGACGAGAACCCCGACGGCGCGGGCGCCTACGAGATCGTCCAGCGGCTGTACGAGGCGAGCGCGCCGGGCAGTTACCTGGTTCTCAGCCACGCCATCGACGCCAAGCCGGACACCACGCCGGAGGCCCTGGAGGTCTACAACCGGGCCACCGCGGCGCTGAGCCTGCGCACGCACGCGGAGATCACCCGGTTCTTCGACGGCTACGAGCTGGTCGAACCCGGCCTGGTGTTCCCCAAGGACTGGCGGCCCGACGACCAGCCGCTGATCGGCGCGGAGAAAACCTCGATCGGCTACTCCGGGGTGGGCCGCAAGCCGTAG
- a CDS encoding response regulator transcription factor, which yields MCAYVLVAEDDVKQAELVRRYLEREGHSVLVVHDGRSAIDEARRREPDLVVLDVMMPKADGLDVCRVIRAESDVPVLMLTARATEDDLLVGLDLGADDYVTKPYSPRELMARVRTLLRRVRRSRDPEETLKVGDLLVDSARHRVSVAGSPVDCTPAEFRILETLAAQPERVFTRKQLLEEVHGFDRFITRRTVDVHMLNLRKKIEPDPRRPTRILTVYGVGYKLTDGSG from the coding sequence ATGTGCGCATATGTGCTGGTTGCAGAGGATGACGTGAAGCAGGCGGAGCTGGTCCGCCGCTATCTGGAGCGGGAAGGCCACTCGGTGCTCGTCGTGCATGACGGGCGGAGCGCGATCGACGAGGCCCGCAGGCGCGAGCCCGATCTCGTGGTGCTCGACGTGATGATGCCGAAGGCCGACGGCCTCGACGTCTGCCGTGTCATCCGCGCGGAGTCGGACGTTCCCGTGCTCATGCTGACCGCCCGTGCCACGGAGGACGACCTGCTTGTCGGCCTCGACCTGGGGGCCGACGACTACGTCACCAAGCCCTACAGCCCACGGGAGCTGATGGCCAGGGTCCGCACGCTGCTGCGGCGGGTGCGGCGTTCCAGGGATCCCGAGGAGACGCTGAAGGTCGGCGATCTCCTGGTCGACTCCGCGCGCCACCGGGTCAGCGTCGCCGGCAGCCCGGTGGACTGCACGCCCGCCGAGTTCCGGATCCTGGAGACGCTCGCCGCCCAGCCGGAGCGGGTCTTCACCCGCAAGCAGCTCCTGGAGGAGGTCCACGGGTTCGACCGCTTCATCACCAGGCGCACGGTCGACGTGCACATGCTGAACCTGCGGAAGAAGATCGAGCCCGACCCGCGCAGGCCGACCCGGATCCTGACCGTCTACGGCGTCGGCTACAAGCTGACCGACGGCTCCGGATGA
- a CDS encoding alpha/beta fold hydrolase, producing the protein MTDGEPEGSRVARPRRRLRRLLLRITTWGAGLAVLVASAGFLYETNARRGDADHHRPPGRLVDVGGHRLHLYCTGTGAPTVVLETGLAESSASWETIQRRLSTGNRVCSYDRAGYAWSEDGPSPRTAERAAGELHTLLAAAGEAGPYVLVGHSYGGNTVRVFADRRRDLTAGLVLIDVTDETAVTALQISRPLLAVQLTVNQLIARLGLLRLLGDALVPAEATTTARTHALVVYGDRSMAAARAESWASVDSAAQVRATVRPRAWGDLPAVVISAGGQPPEVTEHARRLAALSARGRLVVATTTEHYVQNAQPDLVLDAIHEVIAAHGRG; encoded by the coding sequence ATGACGGACGGAGAGCCCGAAGGCTCGCGGGTGGCGCGGCCCCGCAGGCGGTTGCGGCGACTGCTGCTGCGGATCACCACCTGGGGCGCGGGCCTCGCCGTGCTGGTGGCGAGCGCGGGATTCCTCTACGAGACGAACGCCCGGCGGGGCGACGCCGACCACCACAGGCCACCGGGACGGCTGGTCGACGTCGGCGGCCACCGCCTCCACCTGTACTGCACCGGGACGGGCGCTCCCACCGTCGTGCTGGAGACGGGTCTGGCGGAGTCGAGCGCGAGCTGGGAGACGATCCAGCGGCGGCTCTCCACGGGTAACCGGGTGTGCTCCTACGACCGGGCCGGATACGCCTGGAGCGAGGACGGCCCGTCGCCGCGTACGGCGGAGCGCGCCGCCGGGGAGCTGCACACGCTGCTGGCCGCCGCCGGGGAGGCGGGGCCGTACGTCCTCGTCGGGCACTCCTACGGCGGCAACACCGTGCGCGTCTTCGCCGACCGCCGGAGGGACCTGACCGCCGGGCTGGTGCTGATCGACGTCACCGACGAGACGGCCGTCACCGCACTCCAGATCTCCCGGCCGCTGCTCGCCGTCCAGCTCACCGTAAACCAGCTCATCGCCCGTCTCGGCCTGCTCAGGCTGCTGGGCGACGCCCTCGTACCGGCCGAGGCCACCACGACGGCCCGCACTCACGCCCTCGTCGTCTACGGCGACAGGAGCATGGCGGCCGCCCGCGCCGAGTCCTGGGCGTCGGTGGACAGCGCCGCCCAGGTCCGCGCGACGGTCCGCCCGCGAGCGTGGGGCGACCTGCCGGCCGTGGTCATCTCCGCGGGAGGCCAGCCGCCGGAAGTGACCGAGCACGCCAGACGCCTCGCTGCCCTGTCGGCGCGAGGCCGCCTGGTGGTCGCGACCACGACGGAGCACTACGTCCAGAACGCCCAGCCCGACCTCGTCCTCGACGCGATCCACGAGGTCATCGCCGCCCACGGGCGCGGATGA
- a CDS encoding GNAT family N-acetyltransferase, with product MTDETGRRTPFPTGPKHVRFVELSGTAMSALLDGDLRAAGETAGVPLTDYFVTDSARWLWRFRIDQMAADPGNARWMVRQVATGPEGVVIGHAGFHGPPDEAGMVEIGYSVAPDFRRQGYARAMLIELLRRAAAEPGVRTVRATISPDNAASLATIAGFGFVEVGEQWDEEDGLEIIFEVPADRGLSV from the coding sequence GTGACAGATGAGACCGGCCGCCGGACACCGTTCCCCACCGGCCCGAAGCATGTGCGCTTCGTCGAGCTGTCCGGCACCGCGATGTCCGCTCTGCTCGACGGGGACCTGCGCGCGGCCGGTGAGACGGCTGGGGTCCCTCTGACCGACTACTTCGTGACCGACAGCGCACGGTGGCTGTGGCGGTTCCGGATCGACCAGATGGCCGCCGACCCCGGCAACGCACGGTGGATGGTGCGGCAGGTGGCGACCGGGCCGGAAGGCGTCGTCATCGGTCATGCCGGGTTTCACGGACCGCCCGATGAGGCGGGCATGGTCGAGATCGGCTACTCGGTCGCTCCTGACTTCCGCCGCCAGGGGTATGCCCGGGCCATGCTGATCGAGTTGCTGCGCCGGGCCGCGGCCGAACCCGGGGTCAGGACCGTGCGGGCGACGATCAGTCCCGACAATGCGGCGTCCCTGGCCACGATCGCCGGCTTCGGTTTCGTCGAGGTCGGAGAACAGTGGGACGAAGAGGACGGTCTCGAAATCATCTTCGAGGTCCCCGCCGACCGCGGCCTCTCGGTGTAA
- a CDS encoding sensor histidine kinase: MRVRRHSLLTRLLASSVLVAVCSISATAWLTSQGTSGAIRKEQDQTLVTDTRINDTLLGYGATHASWDGVGQTVRDLAGKTGRRIALTTENGEPIADSSDTPLPAKPSVVVDPLRVDVTLVPGAAKDRIDPRAVGPFKLTAAERSRLRKAANLGVICARRSGQEADVVLSPSGRPSVEIPSKNASATTACASKTLDTPTATERKALRRLNQLVNRCLVGQGKYEVTLALDLSWTLFGPRPAAVPRVLDQQPVSACLASARREQLRAYVAPAALLYLGSSAQAPSTELPSAGVARIAGTALLVLLFAVAVSVVVATRLVRPVRALTEAAQRMGQGDSSARVAVTATGEVGELSEAFNRMSEHLERMEAQRKAMVSDVSHELRTPLSNLRGWMEAAQDGVAELDAELIASLVEEIMLLQHIVDDLQELALADAGKLRLHPEPVNVADLLDQVATAHRGRADSAGLTLTADTAGDPGLLADPVRLRQAVGNLVSNAVHYTPPGGRIALRGRLADGHVLIEVADTGVGIAPEHLPRVFDRFWREEKSRNRRTGGSGLGLAIVRNLAEAHHGTVSVASTPGEGAVFTLRLPVEPDLPT; encoded by the coding sequence ATGAGGGTCCGGCGCCACAGCCTGCTCACGCGACTGCTCGCGAGCTCCGTCCTGGTGGCCGTCTGCTCGATCTCGGCGACCGCCTGGCTGACCAGCCAGGGCACCTCGGGCGCGATCCGCAAGGAGCAGGACCAGACCCTGGTCACCGACACCCGCATCAACGACACCCTGCTCGGCTACGGCGCGACCCACGCGAGCTGGGACGGCGTCGGCCAGACGGTCCGTGACCTGGCCGGGAAGACGGGCCGCCGCATCGCGCTCACCACCGAGAACGGCGAGCCGATCGCCGACTCCAGCGACACTCCGCTGCCCGCCAAGCCGTCGGTGGTCGTCGATCCGCTGCGGGTGGACGTGACCCTGGTGCCGGGAGCGGCCAAGGACCGCATCGACCCCCGGGCGGTCGGACCGTTCAAGCTCACCGCCGCGGAACGGTCCCGGCTGCGGAAGGCCGCCAACCTGGGGGTGATCTGCGCGCGCCGCAGCGGGCAGGAGGCCGACGTCGTCCTCTCCCCTTCCGGGCGTCCCTCCGTCGAGATCCCCAGCAAGAACGCCTCCGCGACCACCGCGTGCGCCTCGAAGACGCTCGACACCCCCACCGCGACCGAGCGCAAGGCGCTGCGCCGGCTCAATCAGCTGGTCAACCGCTGTCTGGTGGGCCAGGGAAAGTACGAGGTCACGCTCGCCCTCGACCTGTCCTGGACGCTCTTCGGGCCGCGCCCCGCCGCCGTCCCGCGCGTCCTCGACCAGCAGCCCGTCTCCGCCTGCCTGGCGAGTGCCAGGCGCGAGCAGCTCAGGGCGTATGTCGCGCCCGCGGCGCTGCTCTACCTCGGCTCCTCGGCGCAGGCGCCCTCCACCGAGCTGCCCTCGGCCGGGGTGGCGCGCATCGCGGGCACCGCGCTGCTCGTCCTGCTGTTCGCGGTCGCGGTGAGCGTCGTGGTCGCCACCCGGCTGGTCCGGCCGGTGCGGGCGCTGACCGAGGCGGCCCAGCGGATGGGGCAGGGCGACAGCTCCGCCCGCGTCGCGGTGACGGCGACGGGTGAGGTGGGCGAGCTGTCGGAGGCGTTCAACAGGATGTCGGAGCATCTGGAGCGGATGGAGGCGCAGCGCAAGGCCATGGTCAGCGACGTCTCCCACGAGCTCCGTACGCCGCTGAGCAACCTGCGCGGCTGGATGGAGGCCGCCCAGGACGGCGTCGCGGAGCTGGACGCCGAGCTGATCGCCTCACTGGTGGAGGAGATCATGCTGCTCCAGCACATCGTCGACGACCTGCAGGAGCTGGCTCTCGCGGACGCGGGCAAGCTGCGGCTGCATCCCGAGCCGGTGAACGTGGCCGACCTGCTCGACCAGGTCGCCACGGCGCATCGTGGCCGCGCCGACTCCGCCGGCCTCACCCTGACGGCCGACACCGCCGGCGACCCCGGTCTCCTCGCCGACCCGGTACGGCTGCGCCAGGCCGTGGGGAACCTGGTGAGCAACGCCGTCCACTACACGCCGCCGGGCGGCCGGATCGCCCTGCGCGGCCGTCTCGCGGACGGGCATGTCCTGATCGAGGTGGCCGACACCGGCGTCGGCATCGCTCCCGAGCATCTTCCCCGCGTCTTCGACCGGTTCTGGCGGGAGGAGAAGTCACGGAACCGGCGGACCGGCGGCAGCGGGCTCGGGCTCGCCATCGTCCGGAACCTGGCCGAGGCCCATCACGGGACCGTGAGCGTCGCGAGCACCCCGGGCGAGGGCGCCGTCTTCACGCTGCGGCTCCCGGTCGAACCGGATCTGCCGACATAA
- a CDS encoding DUF3427 domain-containing protein, with protein sequence MEDAPVLGLYDSLLTSQLARRVAFWRTSGHLVEVSQVDGEEVAHLLGRFIGESAARAMAALKNTDEQVELANQLLARLANPEHIEDGPTRLLSVIKDAPGTLPPKRPLTSLSEATLLTNAREDPNLAHELATELASADRVDLLCAFVKWSGLRVLEKQLDELRDRGVSLRVITTTYMGATERRALDRLVNDFGAEVRISYEQNSTRLHAKAWLLRRRTGFDTAYIGSSNLSRAALLDGLEWNVRLSSVTTPRLLDKFEGTFDSYWNRQQFEAYDPATDSERLDEALSRSTSGERIFDIPALVPHPFPHQREMLGDLDVERTVHDRHRNLLVAATGTGKTVVAAFDYRNLQERLGRQPSLLFVAHRKEILQQALRTYRQVLAAPDFGELHVGDDQSRHWRHVFASVQSLNSRGIDIFAADQFNVVVIDEFHHASAVTYRRIIDYLKPKELLGLTATPERADGTWVQDEFFDRHITSELRLWDALDADLLCPFHYFGINDETDLSHVAWSRGAYLGRELDEALAGDSDRARLVFNALLDKVSDLQAVRGLGFCVSVRHAHFMAEFFTKAGLKSLAVDGSTDPAERRAALLALRDGKVTFLFAVDLFNEGLDIPDVNTLLLLRPTESATVFLQQLGRGLRRTPNKDVLTVLDFVGQHRKEYRFGNRFHALTGFTRGRLKQEVDKDFPLLPPGCQIVLDRVTKDRLIAELQVQLGATVSTLTQEIRSCAETSLIDYLEASGRDIHDVYRNRRYWTSLLRRAGIIKNDASPMEEMLGRRVRALLHVDDQQRAEAYVRLLRPDGPLYAQCSPRDQAFVRMLFFSFWRDGGGFATYDEALAQLRAESALRKEIRQVITYGAERPRHVAKSLPEPLSQVPLAVNARYSADEILAALGWAALGGAMTSTMREGVAWIPATQCDALFVTLQKNEKEFSPQTMYRDFALTPNLFHWESQHRTSAQSTTGRRYQYHERDGSHVLLFTRERKEDENRHPEPFVFHGTARYVEHRGEKPMAVTWRLDEEMPADLFRRAAIAG encoded by the coding sequence TTTTGGCGTACGTCGGGTCATCTGGTCGAAGTCTCCCAGGTGGACGGGGAAGAGGTCGCTCACCTGCTAGGCCGGTTCATCGGGGAGTCGGCAGCCCGGGCCATGGCTGCGCTCAAGAACACCGACGAGCAGGTAGAGCTGGCCAACCAGCTCTTGGCGCGGCTGGCCAATCCCGAACATATCGAAGACGGCCCGACCAGGCTGTTGTCAGTCATCAAGGACGCGCCTGGCACGCTTCCTCCCAAGCGGCCATTGACCTCACTATCAGAGGCAACGCTCCTTACTAATGCCCGCGAGGATCCGAACCTGGCTCATGAGCTGGCAACTGAGTTGGCCAGCGCCGACCGGGTAGACCTGTTGTGCGCGTTCGTCAAATGGTCCGGGCTCCGTGTCCTAGAGAAGCAGCTCGATGAGTTGCGCGATCGCGGAGTCTCACTGCGCGTCATCACCACCACCTACATGGGCGCAACCGAGCGGCGAGCGCTGGACCGGCTCGTGAACGATTTCGGCGCCGAGGTCCGGATCAGCTACGAACAGAACTCAACTCGTCTGCACGCCAAAGCCTGGCTGTTACGCCGCCGTACCGGCTTCGATACCGCATACATCGGTAGTTCAAATCTGTCGCGTGCCGCTCTGCTGGACGGTTTGGAGTGGAACGTCCGTTTGTCCTCAGTGACCACTCCTCGACTACTGGACAAGTTCGAGGGCACCTTCGACTCCTATTGGAACAGGCAGCAGTTCGAGGCGTATGACCCGGCGACGGACAGCGAGCGGCTCGATGAGGCTTTGTCTCGTTCGACATCAGGTGAACGGATCTTCGACATCCCCGCGCTGGTCCCCCACCCCTTCCCACACCAGCGGGAGATGCTGGGAGACCTCGACGTTGAACGCACCGTACACGACCGGCATCGCAACCTACTGGTGGCTGCCACCGGAACTGGCAAGACGGTCGTAGCCGCCTTTGACTACCGTAACCTGCAAGAGCGACTAGGCCGACAACCTTCTCTGCTGTTTGTCGCGCATCGCAAAGAGATCCTGCAGCAGGCCCTACGCACCTACCGGCAGGTCCTCGCGGCCCCCGACTTCGGTGAACTGCATGTCGGGGACGACCAGTCCCGTCACTGGCGGCATGTGTTTGCCTCCGTCCAGTCCCTCAATTCACGCGGCATCGATATTTTTGCCGCGGATCAATTTAATGTCGTCGTTATAGACGAGTTCCACCATGCATCTGCCGTCACCTATCGCCGGATCATCGACTACCTCAAGCCGAAAGAGCTTCTCGGTCTCACCGCCACCCCTGAACGGGCCGATGGCACCTGGGTCCAAGACGAATTTTTCGACCGGCACATCACCTCCGAGCTGCGCCTGTGGGACGCGCTAGACGCCGACCTGCTCTGCCCGTTCCATTATTTCGGGATCAATGACGAGACCGATCTCAGTCACGTAGCCTGGTCACGCGGCGCTTACCTCGGTCGCGAACTCGATGAGGCCCTTGCTGGCGACAGCGACCGGGCACGCCTTGTCTTCAACGCACTGCTGGACAAGGTCAGCGACTTGCAAGCAGTCCGTGGCCTAGGTTTCTGCGTCTCGGTACGGCATGCGCATTTCATGGCCGAGTTCTTCACCAAGGCCGGCCTGAAGTCGCTGGCCGTGGATGGATCGACCGACCCTGCCGAACGCAGGGCGGCTCTGCTAGCCCTGCGCGACGGGAAGGTCACGTTCCTCTTCGCGGTGGACCTGTTCAACGAGGGTCTGGATATCCCCGACGTGAATACTCTGCTCCTGCTGCGTCCGACTGAGAGCGCCACGGTGTTTCTCCAGCAGCTTGGACGTGGGCTGCGTCGTACGCCTAACAAGGATGTGCTGACCGTCCTCGATTTCGTTGGGCAGCATCGCAAGGAGTACAGGTTCGGCAACCGGTTCCATGCGCTAACAGGGTTCACCCGAGGCCGCCTGAAGCAGGAAGTGGATAAGGACTTCCCGCTGCTACCACCGGGGTGTCAGATTGTCCTGGACCGGGTTACCAAGGATCGCCTGATCGCCGAACTCCAAGTCCAGCTCGGCGCCACCGTCAGCACGCTCACCCAGGAGATCCGCTCCTGCGCGGAGACGTCTCTTATCGACTACCTCGAAGCCTCCGGGCGCGATATCCACGATGTCTACCGCAACCGACGCTACTGGACCTCCCTGCTGCGCCGTGCTGGGATCATCAAAAACGATGCTTCCCCCATGGAGGAGATGCTCGGTCGTCGCGTGCGAGCCCTGCTCCACGTAGACGATCAGCAGCGAGCAGAGGCGTACGTACGGCTGCTGCGGCCCGACGGCCCGCTCTACGCCCAGTGTTCCCCTCGCGACCAAGCCTTCGTTCGTATGCTGTTCTTCTCCTTCTGGCGTGACGGTGGCGGCTTCGCTACCTACGACGAGGCTCTCGCCCAGCTACGTGCCGAGTCTGCGCTACGCAAAGAGATTCGACAGGTGATCACTTACGGCGCAGAACGTCCCCGACACGTCGCCAAATCTCTGCCTGAGCCACTAAGCCAGGTGCCCCTTGCGGTCAACGCCCGGTATTCGGCAGACGAGATCCTCGCAGCTCTAGGCTGGGCCGCGCTGGGGGGCGCCATGACATCGACTATGCGCGAAGGCGTCGCGTGGATCCCAGCCACGCAGTGCGATGCACTCTTCGTCACCTTGCAAAAGAACGAGAAGGAGTTCTCGCCACAGACCATGTACCGAGACTTCGCGCTCACCCCTAACCTGTTCCACTGGGAATCACAACATCGCACGAGCGCGCAGTCAACCACTGGTCGCCGCTACCAGTACCACGAACGAGACGGCAGCCATGTGCTGCTGTTTACTCGAGAACGTAAAGAAGACGAGAACCGCCATCCTGAACCATTCGTCTTCCACGGCACGGCTAGGTACGTGGAACACCGGGGAGAGAAACCCATGGCCGTCACGTGGCGGCTCGACGAAGAGATGCCCGCCGACCTGTTCCGTCGCGCTGCTATCGCGGGGTGA